The following are encoded together in the Anguilla rostrata isolate EN2019 chromosome 19, ASM1855537v3, whole genome shotgun sequence genome:
- the LOC135245641 gene encoding ubiquitin-conjugating enzyme E2 H, with amino-acid sequence MSSPSPGKRRMDTDVVKLIESKHEVTILSGLNEFVVKFYGPQGTPYEGGVWKVRVDLPDKYPFKSPSIGFMNKIFHPNIDEASGTVCLDVINQTWTALYDLTNIFESFLPQLLAYPNPIDPLNGDAAAMYLHRPEEYKQKIKEYIQKYATEEALKEQEEGAGDSSSESSMSDFSEDEAQDMEL; translated from the exons ATGTCGTCTCCGAGTCCGGGTAAAAGGCGAATGGATACCGACGTGGTGAAACT GATCGAGAGCAAACATGAAGTCACGATCCTGAGTGGACTCAACGAATTTGTAGTAAAGTTTTATGGACCACAAGGAA CTCCGTATGAAGGGGGCGTGTGGAAGGTGCGCGTAGATCTACCGGACAAATACCCTTTCAAATCTCCGTCTATAG GATTCATGAATAAAATCTTTCATCCCAACATTGATGAAGC gtCAGGAACGGTGTGTCTAGATGTAATCAACCAGACGTGGACGGCGTTGTACG ATCTTACCAATATTTTTGAGTCGTTCCTGCCTCAGTTGCTGGCGTACCCCAATCCCATAGACCCCCTGAACGGAGACGCTGCGGCCATGTACCTCCACCGGCCTGAGGAGTACAAACAGAAGATTAAAG AGTACATCCAGAAATATGCAACGGAGGAGGCgctgaaggagcaggaggagggcgCCGGTGACTCCTCCTCGGAGAGCTCCATGTCGGATTTTTCGGAAGACGAGGCGCAGGATATGGAGTTGTAG